One window from the genome of Cryptomeria japonica chromosome 6, Sugi_1.0, whole genome shotgun sequence encodes:
- the LOC131031459 gene encoding uncharacterized protein LOC131031459, whose amino-acid sequence MKTRDLLGGNSQTEIDLDVGLPPPLLSLSGWERRLDMKSGKVYYGTANSTESSLQDLNFPPTSSVDGRGKEREREMEREREMEKERGSLEEHDFMGGRDGDGDGDGEGNSVEAHHLLPMDSSEWQSVCTLDKVKMALQRAQKQSAKRKGGEEAVQIYNSCKEQVECPSASSLLAAGCPRCLLYVLLPKSDPKCPRCACSILDVTTTAISSSVKRSRLCNTETIRTHESDNNASPPFLFDLNSPI is encoded by the exons ATGAAAACCAGAGATCTGCTCGGAGGAAATTCGCAGACGGAAATTGACCTGGACGTTGGCCTTCCCCCACCACTGCTCTCCTTATCCGGATGGGAAAGGCGTCTCGACATGAAG TCTGGTAAGGTTTATTATGGCACCGCAAATTCTACCGAATCTTCTTTGCAGGACCTAAATTTTCCTCCGACTTCCTCTGTTGATGGAAgggggaaggagagggagagggagatggagagggagagggaaatggAGAAGGAGAGGGGATCATTGGAGGAACATGATTTTATGGGAggaagagatggagatggagatggagatggagaggggAATTCTGTTGAGGCGCATCATCTCCTTCCGATGGACTCCTCCGAGTGGCAGAGCGTGTGTACCCTGGACAAAGTGAAAATGGCTCTGCAAAGAGCTCAGAAGCAAAGCGCCAAGCGCAAAGGGGGAGAAGAGGCGGTGCAAATTTACAATTCTTGCAAAGAGCAGGTGGAGTGCCCCTCTGCCTCCTCTTTGCTGGCAGCAGGGTGCCCGAGATGCCTTCTGTATGTTCTGCTTCCCAAGAGCGACCCTAAGTGCCCTCGCTGTGCTTGCTCCATTCTCGATGTTACCACCACCGCCATCTCCTCTTCTGTTAAAAGATCTCGCCTTTGCAACACAGAAACTATCAGAACTCATGAATCTGATAACAACGCTTCTCCGCCTTTTCTCTTCGATTTAAATTCGCCTATTTGA